The following coding sequences lie in one Rhizobium sp. ZPR4 genomic window:
- a CDS encoding DUF982 domain-containing protein — MHNVIDVEFKMLWSMPVCLATSSRDNCLIQGPEDAIHFLSRRWPCERSTSYARATERCIAAVSHKIPVEASRAAFVIACLDARLMPGRRPS; from the coding sequence ATGCATAATGTGATTGATGTGGAATTCAAAATGCTCTGGTCGATGCCAGTCTGCCTTGCGACCAGCAGTCGAGACAACTGTCTGATCCAGGGGCCGGAGGACGCGATCCATTTCCTGTCACGGCGATGGCCTTGCGAGCGGAGTACTTCCTACGCGCGTGCGACAGAAAGATGCATTGCGGCGGTTTCGCACAAAATCCCCGTCGAGGCATCGCGAGCCGCTTTTGTGATTGCCTGCCTCGACGCGCGCTTGATGCCGGGAAGGAGGCCGTCGTGA
- a CDS encoding response regulator: MDGSAPLFCQMFSGKRLLVAESGYFLADEVRQKLRELGAMIVGPIHNLEYASDLIEANDVDAAILDLNLEPEQVFPLVERLDRQKIPYLFALGGEPIDASMKFTGFVLSKRPVALEHIAKALFGTPDKDT; encoded by the coding sequence ATGGACGGTTCAGCACCTCTCTTTTGTCAGATGTTTTCGGGGAAACGGCTCCTGGTGGCAGAGAGCGGTTACTTTCTAGCCGACGAGGTGCGCCAAAAACTGCGTGAGCTCGGGGCAATGATAGTTGGTCCAATCCATAATCTCGAATATGCGTCCGATCTCATCGAGGCGAATGACGTGGACGCGGCGATACTCGACCTGAATCTCGAGCCGGAACAGGTATTTCCCCTGGTTGAACGGCTCGACAGGCAAAAGATTCCCTATCTCTTCGCTCTTGGCGGAGAGCCAATCGATGCAAGCATGAAATTTACGGGTTTTGTATTATCCAAGAGGCCAGTCGCCCTCGAGCATATTGCCAAGGCACTGTTCGGCACCCCAGACAAGGATACCTAG
- a CDS encoding sigma-70 family RNA polymerase sigma factor, with amino-acid sequence MRLAAAEPRIAHQCGQCRCARFSRRKVVTDSPSTAGLQNEIVELIPALRAFARTFHRNANDADDLVQETLAKALANLNQFDQGTRLKSWLFTIMRNTFCTKFRIAKREAPGIKKCVSGAGAAPPSQEWTIRAKEMEEACNLLPEPYRVVLEYVVIEGRSYDAAAEKFGCAIGTVKSRLSRARQQLAAHLDEDRH; translated from the coding sequence GTGCGTTTGGCGGCAGCCGAACCACGCATTGCGCATCAATGCGGGCAGTGTCGTTGCGCGCGTTTTTCAAGGAGAAAAGTTGTGACCGATAGCCCGAGCACAGCCGGTCTGCAAAACGAAATAGTGGAGCTTATTCCGGCCCTTCGCGCATTCGCGCGCACATTTCATAGAAACGCCAACGACGCCGATGATCTGGTCCAGGAAACCCTTGCGAAGGCGCTGGCCAATCTCAATCAATTCGATCAGGGCACTCGACTGAAGTCCTGGCTGTTTACGATCATGCGCAATACGTTCTGTACGAAATTCCGCATCGCCAAGCGCGAGGCTCCCGGTATCAAGAAATGCGTTTCCGGCGCTGGGGCGGCCCCGCCATCGCAGGAATGGACCATAAGAGCCAAGGAAATGGAAGAGGCGTGTAATCTGCTGCCGGAGCCTTATCGCGTCGTGCTCGAATATGTGGTCATCGAAGGACGCTCCTATGATGCTGCCGCCGAGAAATTTGGCTGTGCGATCGGGACGGTAAAAAGCCGGCTCAGTCGAGCTCGGCAGCAGTTAGCAGCCCACCTTGATGAAGACAGGCATTGA
- a CDS encoding NADH-quinone oxidoreductase subunit B has protein sequence MSSYKDRPVISDFQYPGEAPGGDSFMGTINNELADKGFLVTSTDEFVSWARTGSLMWMTFGLACCAIEMMQMSMPRYDVERIGAAPRGSPRQSDLMIVAGTLCNKMAPALRKVYDQMPEPRYVISMGSCANGGGYYHYSYSVVRGCDRIIPIDIYVPGCPPTAEALLYGIFLLQRKIRRNGTIER, from the coding sequence ATGTCTTCTTACAAGGATCGTCCTGTCATCAGCGACTTTCAATATCCAGGCGAGGCCCCCGGTGGGGACTCGTTCATGGGAACGATCAACAATGAACTTGCAGACAAGGGCTTTCTCGTCACAAGCACGGACGAGTTCGTCAGTTGGGCGCGCACCGGCTCGCTGATGTGGATGACGTTCGGCCTTGCCTGCTGCGCCATCGAGATGATGCAGATGTCCATGCCGCGCTATGACGTGGAACGTATTGGCGCCGCGCCGAGAGGCAGTCCGCGGCAGTCAGATCTGATGATCGTCGCGGGCACCCTTTGCAATAAGATGGCGCCGGCGTTGCGCAAGGTTTATGATCAGATGCCCGAGCCGCGTTATGTGATCTCGATGGGCTCATGCGCCAATGGCGGCGGTTATTATCACTATTCCTATTCGGTGGTGCGTGGCTGCGATCGGATCATCCCCATCGATATCTATGTGCCCGGCTGTCCGCCAACCGCCGAGGCGCTGCTTTATGGCATTTTCCTCCTCCAGCGCAAAATTCGCCGCAACGGCACGATCGAGCGATAG
- a CDS encoding oxidoreductase — protein MKMIAVCALSIGMTTAVMAQQSGSGGTDTGGSGSGHGAGTGSQNGGTSNGNGGTTNNGSTGTNGAPNSNGQSQDCNAMKTGKNTTQGNGMQGSQSSDNTTNKNCQQ, from the coding sequence ATGAAAATGATCGCAGTCTGTGCCTTGTCGATCGGCATGACCACGGCCGTCATGGCGCAGCAGTCCGGCTCAGGCGGCACGGACACCGGCGGCTCCGGCAGCGGCCATGGTGCCGGTACGGGTTCGCAGAACGGCGGCACGTCCAACGGAAATGGCGGCACCACGAACAACGGCTCGACCGGTACGAACGGCGCCCCGAATTCCAACGGCCAGTCGCAGGATTGCAACGCCATGAAAACCGGTAAGAACACGACACAGGGCAATGGCATGCAGGGCAGTCAGTCGAGCGACAACACGACGAACAAAAACTGTCAACAATAA
- a CDS encoding MFS transporter: protein MQSQTQHDTPHSKFYPASLTVLCLGVIVAQVDTSVVNLAVQPIGKSLQASVTQLQWVVDAYNLVYAALLISGGLLADLYGRRLIFMIGCIVFTIASLGCALASTTAILIGARAVTGLGSALLIPASLSLIRVIYPDERIRGRALGIWAGCNGMSLAIGPSLGGYLIHSFGWRAVFLVVVPIGVMAAIGALLWVPESADREGRTFDAPGQLLGIVSLAGITLAAIQSSHFPVVWTILLALCGFGLLALFVVVERRLGQQALMPVSMFSTGQFNGAMAGTAAMTFGMYGTLFLFPLASLSLGRLAPTGVGLALLPMALSFVAIAPFSGLFSEYLGKRHTISIGLATIGLGNIALGIAFADSLLIAEEFGLLLTGIGMGMATGPLTAVAVSSVARERAGTASALINVARMVGATIGVAALGSVYAFLREPTLGFIIAMLCGGSIQLFGSIATWRYLKRA, encoded by the coding sequence ATGCAATCGCAGACACAGCACGATACGCCACACTCGAAGTTTTACCCCGCCTCCCTCACCGTTCTTTGCCTGGGCGTGATCGTTGCGCAAGTCGACACATCGGTTGTCAACCTGGCGGTTCAGCCGATCGGCAAGAGCCTTCAGGCTTCGGTGACACAATTGCAATGGGTCGTCGATGCCTACAACCTTGTCTACGCCGCCCTCCTCATCAGCGGCGGCCTACTTGCCGACCTTTACGGACGCCGCCTGATTTTCATGATCGGCTGCATCGTCTTCACAATCGCAAGCCTTGGATGCGCCTTGGCTTCAACGACCGCTATCCTGATCGGCGCCAGAGCGGTAACGGGCTTGGGTTCGGCCCTCCTGATACCAGCCTCGCTTTCGCTCATTCGAGTGATCTATCCTGACGAGCGGATTCGAGGCCGAGCGTTGGGTATCTGGGCCGGCTGCAATGGCATGTCGCTTGCCATCGGGCCAAGCCTTGGCGGGTATCTGATCCACAGTTTCGGATGGCGCGCTGTCTTCCTCGTCGTCGTCCCGATCGGTGTGATGGCCGCTATCGGTGCATTGCTTTGGGTTCCGGAAAGTGCGGACCGGGAGGGAAGAACCTTCGATGCGCCTGGGCAGTTGTTGGGCATAGTCTCCCTGGCAGGCATCACGCTTGCAGCAATTCAGTCCTCGCATTTTCCGGTCGTCTGGACCATCCTGCTGGCGCTTTGCGGCTTCGGTTTGCTGGCGCTCTTCGTTGTGGTGGAACGGCGCCTGGGTCAGCAAGCTCTCATGCCGGTATCGATGTTTTCCACTGGGCAGTTCAACGGTGCGATGGCCGGAACGGCCGCAATGACGTTCGGCATGTATGGGACTCTTTTTCTGTTCCCACTCGCGTCCCTCAGTCTGGGGCGGCTGGCTCCAACCGGGGTCGGACTGGCACTCCTGCCGATGGCGCTCAGTTTTGTGGCGATCGCACCTTTCTCCGGCTTGTTTTCAGAATATCTGGGAAAAAGGCACACTATTAGCATCGGGCTGGCGACAATAGGATTGGGGAACATAGCGCTCGGTATCGCGTTTGCCGACAGCCTGTTGATCGCCGAGGAATTCGGTTTGCTTCTGACCGGTATCGGAATGGGGATGGCGACCGGACCTCTTACCGCAGTTGCAGTTTCCAGCGTCGCCCGTGAACGCGCCGGAACAGCAAGCGCACTGATCAACGTCGCTCGCATGGTCGGCGCAACGATCGGCGTGGCAGCGCTTGGATCGGTCTACGCATTCCTCCGAGAACCCACCCTCGGCTTCATCATTGCCATGCTTTGCGGCGGTAGCATTCAGCTCTTTGGCAGCATCGCAACCTGGCGATATCTCAAGCGGGCGTGA
- a CDS encoding oxidoreductase, whose protein sequence is MSNQKVVVITGASSGIGEATARLLAQNGFTVFGGVRNPNRVNSIPGVRFGTVDVNDDTSVTNFVEWVLSEAGKIDILINNAGVSLVGPVENTSTAEAQRVFDTNVFGPLRMIRAVLPSMRALRSGLIINVSSVLGFLPAPFMGLYASSKHALEGLSESLDHEIREFNVRVVLLEPTFTNTKLDVNAAHTEAPLGVYETQAYATIETVQAQIKSAPSPQAVAAKILAAINGPYRMRQPAGGQATLLSRLRRFMPANAVDKSLRKTFGFGK, encoded by the coding sequence ATGTCCAATCAGAAAGTCGTCGTAATCACCGGCGCATCATCCGGAATAGGCGAGGCCACGGCGCGCCTTCTCGCACAAAATGGCTTCACGGTGTTCGGGGGCGTACGCAACCCGAACCGTGTCAATTCAATCCCCGGCGTGCGCTTCGGAACCGTTGACGTCAACGATGACACATCGGTTACGAACTTTGTGGAATGGGTTCTGTCCGAAGCAGGTAAGATCGACATTCTGATCAACAATGCCGGCGTTTCGCTGGTCGGCCCCGTCGAGAACACCTCAACTGCGGAAGCCCAAAGGGTATTCGATACCAACGTATTCGGCCCTTTACGCATGATCCGGGCCGTTTTGCCATCCATGCGAGCTCTCCGGAGTGGACTCATCATCAATGTCAGCTCGGTTTTGGGCTTCCTGCCTGCACCGTTCATGGGACTATATGCCAGCAGCAAGCATGCGCTTGAGGGGCTGTCGGAGTCGCTGGACCACGAAATCCGCGAGTTCAACGTCAGGGTCGTGCTGCTCGAGCCCACCTTCACCAACACGAAGCTCGACGTCAACGCGGCACATACGGAGGCCCCCTTGGGCGTCTATGAAACACAGGCCTATGCGACCATCGAGACGGTTCAGGCGCAGATCAAGTCAGCACCGTCACCGCAGGCGGTAGCTGCAAAAATCCTAGCGGCCATCAACGGTCCGTATCGCATGCGTCAACCGGCGGGCGGTCAAGCGACGCTTCTCAGCCGCTTGCGCAGATTCATGCCGGCGAACGCGGTCGATAAGAGTTTGCGCAAGACATTCGGCTTCGGCAAGTGA
- a CDS encoding PaaI family thioesterase, producing the protein MPGTTLMNGFEFVTGLSQGTLPRPPMADLLPFTLLPPDEGHVELLARPEARFLNMMNTVHGGWIMTMLDTAMSLAAQTTLASGEVCPSQETSAKFVRPISADCGELRITGKVISRGRTVITLDGRIENPQGKLYAHGTSTCLIVRPGT; encoded by the coding sequence TTGCCTGGCACTACGCTGATGAATGGTTTCGAGTTTGTGACCGGCCTTTCACAGGGAACCCTCCCTCGACCGCCGATGGCGGATCTGTTGCCGTTCACACTTCTTCCGCCGGACGAAGGTCACGTTGAGCTTCTCGCCAGACCGGAGGCGCGTTTTCTCAATATGATGAATACCGTCCACGGCGGATGGATCATGACGATGCTCGACACTGCCATGTCGCTTGCCGCGCAAACTACCTTGGCATCCGGTGAGGTTTGCCCTTCGCAAGAAACCTCGGCTAAATTTGTACGTCCAATTTCTGCCGACTGCGGCGAATTGAGGATCACCGGAAAGGTGATCTCTCGCGGTCGGACAGTCATCACTTTGGACGGCAGGATCGAGAACCCGCAAGGCAAGCTCTATGCGCACGGCACGTCGACCTGCCTGATCGTTCGACCCGGAACGTGA